The candidate division TA06 bacterium genome has a window encoding:
- a CDS encoding glutamine--tRNA ligase/YqeY domain fusion protein, which produces MSNTENIKTPIEGAAATNFIREAVAEDLKSGRFAKVHTRFPPEPNAYLHIGHAKAIWIDYGIAKEFGGLFNLRFDDTNPAKEEQEFVDAIIEDVKWIGAEFGDRLFFGSDYFEKMYDWAVELIKKNKAYVCDLSAEEVSKTRGNLSEPGQNSPNRDRTVEENLDLFSRMKAGEFPDGAKTLRAKIDMAHPNLNMRDPVMYRILHQEHHRQGAKWKIYPMYDWAHGLEDSIEGITHSLCSLEYEDHRPLYDWFLDQLGIYHPRQIEFARLNMNYTVMSKRKFIELVRDGVVEGFDDPRLPTLAGLRRRGYTSASIKNFCDRIGVAKRDSLVDIALLEHYIREELNKTAPRVMAVLRPLKVVIENYPAGQSEMIECDNNPEDASAGKRRVPFGRELYIEQEDFMETPPKGFFRLSPGKEVRFKHAYYIKCIEAVKDDKGNITELRCEYDPATKGGDSPDGRKVKSTLHWVSAADAVSGEVRLYEQLFTDPTPSTESPVNPNSLTVLKDCKLEPGLRNAKPGEKFQFLRQGYFCVDSKNSTKDKPVFNRTVGLKDSWSKEQKK; this is translated from the coding sequence ATGAGCAACACCGAAAACATCAAGACCCCCATCGAAGGCGCGGCCGCTACCAACTTCATCCGCGAGGCCGTGGCCGAGGACCTTAAGAGCGGCCGCTTTGCCAAGGTTCACACCCGCTTCCCCCCGGAGCCCAACGCCTACCTCCACATCGGCCACGCCAAGGCCATCTGGATAGACTACGGCATCGCCAAGGAGTTCGGCGGGCTGTTCAACCTCCGCTTCGACGACACCAACCCGGCCAAGGAGGAGCAGGAGTTCGTTGACGCCATCATCGAGGACGTCAAATGGATCGGGGCCGAGTTCGGCGACCGGCTGTTCTTCGGCTCGGATTACTTTGAAAAGATGTATGACTGGGCGGTGGAGCTGATCAAGAAGAACAAGGCCTACGTCTGCGACCTGAGCGCCGAAGAAGTTAGCAAGACCCGGGGAAACCTTTCCGAGCCGGGCCAGAACAGCCCCAACCGCGACCGCACGGTCGAGGAGAATCTGGACCTGTTCAGCCGCATGAAGGCCGGGGAATTCCCCGACGGGGCCAAGACCCTACGGGCCAAGATTGACATGGCCCACCCCAATCTGAACATGCGTGACCCGGTGATGTACCGCATCCTGCATCAGGAACACCACCGCCAGGGCGCCAAATGGAAGATCTACCCCATGTACGACTGGGCCCACGGCCTGGAGGATTCAATTGAGGGCATCACCCATTCCCTCTGCTCGCTGGAGTACGAGGACCACCGGCCGCTCTACGACTGGTTTTTGGACCAGCTGGGCATCTATCATCCCCGGCAGATAGAATTTGCCCGGCTTAACATGAACTACACCGTGATGAGCAAGCGCAAGTTCATCGAACTGGTCAGGGACGGCGTGGTGGAGGGCTTTGACGACCCCCGTCTGCCCACTTTGGCGGGATTAAGGCGCCGGGGCTACACTTCAGCTTCGATCAAAAATTTCTGCGACCGGATAGGGGTGGCCAAACGCGACAGCCTGGTGGACATCGCCCTGCTGGAGCACTACATCCGCGAGGAACTGAACAAGACCGCCCCCCGGGTGATGGCCGTGCTGCGGCCGTTGAAGGTTGTGATCGAAAACTATCCGGCGGGCCAAAGCGAGATGATCGAATGCGACAACAACCCCGAGGACGCCTCGGCCGGCAAGCGCCGGGTGCCATTCGGCCGCGAGCTGTATATCGAGCAGGAGGATTTCATGGAAACCCCGCCCAAGGGCTTTTTCCGTCTCTCCCCCGGCAAGGAGGTGCGGTTTAAGCACGCCTATTACATAAAATGCATAGAGGCGGTAAAGGATGATAAAGGCAATATCACAGAACTAAGATGCGAATATGACCCGGCCACCAAAGGCGGCGACTCCCCCGACGGCCGCAAGGTGAAAAGCACCCTGCACTGGGTCAGCGCCGCGGACGCGGTTTCCGGCGAGGTGCGTTTGTACGAGCAGCTCTTCACCGATCCCACTCCCTCCACCGAAAGTCCGGTCAACCCGAATTCTTTGACCGTGCTGAAGGACTGCAAGCTGGAGCCGGGATTACGGAACGCCAAACCGGGCGAAAAGTTCCAGTTCCTGCGCCAGGGATATTTCTGCGTGGATTCAAAGAATTCCACCAAGGACAAGCCTGTCTTCAACCGCACGGTGGGCTTGAAGGACAGCTGGTCAAAGGAACAGAAGAAGTAA